The nucleotide window CTCTGCGACGGACCCCTCGCCGGCTGAGCGCTCGCGGCCGGCATCCTGTCCGTGTGCCGATAGGCCTCGCACCGCTCGGCAACGCAGCGTGGCGTTGCGTCGCGACCTGGCGACGGCTCGGCGGGGCGCGATCGTCTCGTGCGTTGGCGGACTACGGGAGCTTGGACGCGAGGACGTCGGCCGCCAGGATCTCGGGTGCTGCGCCGAGGAGGTGCTGGTTGGCCATCAGGGCTGCGACGATGGCGCCGTTGGCGTGGGCGTCGCGAGCGGCTTCGTCGGGGAATGCATCGAAGATCCAGAAGGTGTCGGCGTGGGTCCTGACCGCGAACCAGACAATCGTTCCTACTTCTTCGTTGGCGAGTGCGACAGCGCCGGCGAGCAGATCGGCGACCGCGTCGTGCTGTCCATCGGCCGCGACGATCTTGGCGACGAAGGCATACGGAAGTGATGCGG belongs to Arthrobacter tumbae and includes:
- a CDS encoding putative quinol monooxygenase; protein product: MSTPASLPYAFVAKIVAADGQHDAVADLLAGAVALANEEVGTIVWFAVRTHADTFWIFDAFPDEAARDAHANGAIVAALMANQHLLGAAPEILAADVLASKLP